From Mucilaginibacter inviolabilis, a single genomic window includes:
- a CDS encoding DUF1304 domain-containing protein, with amino-acid sequence MDLIIKIFIGLVALIHCYILWLEMFAWTTRGPKAFNKPLAELEKSKVLAANQGLYNGFLAAGLIWTFFINDANWHNHIALFFLICVAVAGVYGALTVTKKIFFIQAVPALLAIILILIR; translated from the coding sequence ATGGATCTTATTATCAAAATATTCATTGGGCTGGTAGCCCTTATTCACTGTTATATACTATGGCTGGAAATGTTTGCATGGACAACCCGCGGCCCTAAAGCCTTTAACAAACCTCTGGCAGAACTAGAAAAGAGTAAAGTTTTAGCCGCCAACCAGGGCCTGTATAATGGTTTTTTAGCCGCCGGTCTTATCTGGACATTTTTTATCAATGATGCTAACTGGCACAATCATATTGCCTTGTTTTTCCTGATATGTGTGGCAGTGGCTGGTGTTTACGGGGCACTTACTGTAACCAAAAAGATATTCTTTATTCAGGCGGTGCCGGCGTTGCTGGCTATTATACTTATCCTGATCAGGTGA